In Zhaonella formicivorans, one DNA window encodes the following:
- the tnpA gene encoding IS66 family insertion sequence element accessory protein TnpA, with translation MDKNLAEIWEQRLREHEQSGQTIASWCKHNNIRTNQFFYWRRKLRPEKKQDQPQIKWIAVPKNPAKTSGITITLGQIKIEITPGFDPKLLREIIEVLT, from the coding sequence ATGGACAAAAACCTAGCTGAAATCTGGGAACAACGGCTCAGGGAACATGAGCAAAGTGGCCAAACCATTGCCAGCTGGTGCAAACACAACAATATCAGAACCAACCAGTTTTTCTACTGGCGCCGCAAACTACGGCCAGAAAAAAAGCAAGACCAGCCCCAAATAAAATGGATAGCCGTACCTAAAAACCCGGCCAAAACAAGTGGCATAACCATTACCCTTGGGCAAATAAAAATAGAAATAACCCCGGGATTTGACCCAAAGCTGCTGCGTGAAATCATCGAGGTGCTTACCTAG
- the tnpB gene encoding IS66 family insertion sequence element accessory protein TnpB (TnpB, as the term is used for proteins encoded by IS66 family insertion elements, is considered an accessory protein, since TnpC, encoded by a neighboring gene, is a DDE family transposase.), producing MINEITNQEVYLACGSTDLRKSIDSLAVLVKESFNLDPFSPCLFVFCNRNRDKLKILQWDHNGFWLYYRRLEKGKFDWPEKNTDILSISYRQLRWLLDGLSLKETRGHQEVKSAP from the coding sequence ATGATTAATGAAATTACAAACCAGGAAGTATATCTGGCCTGCGGCAGCACAGATCTTAGAAAATCCATAGACAGCCTGGCAGTACTGGTCAAAGAAAGCTTTAACCTGGATCCCTTCAGCCCCTGCTTATTTGTCTTTTGCAACCGCAACCGGGACAAACTAAAGATCCTGCAGTGGGACCATAACGGTTTCTGGCTCTACTACCGGCGCCTGGAGAAAGGTAAGTTTGACTGGCCAGAAAAAAACACCGATATATTAAGCATCAGCTACCGGCAGCTGCGCTGGCTGTTAGATGGCTTATCACTGAAAGAAACCCGGGGCCATCAGGAAGTAAAGAGCGCACCATAA